A region of the Peredibacter starrii genome:
GAAACAACGGACCATAAAAAGCGTGATTACCTTTGATGAGAAATGACAGAAGGAAAGTCATTCCCCAATAGTATCCCCACTTAAGTCCATTACTTTGATCATTGACGAGTCTATATCCAAAATAGAGGAGCAAACTAAGTCCGAAAGTAAAAAGGGACTCGGAAAGACCATAGCCATTATAAACGATCCAAGGAACATGAAGGGTTCCAATTAAGAGTGAAACCTTGGCGACTTTCTCACTCCAGGTCTGATAACTAATTTTCCAGATGATAAATAAAGTTATGGTTGAAGTAATGGCCTGAATAATAGACAGCGGAGTTGCCCATTCACCAAAAAAAGTTTCTAGAAAGTAGATGAGATAAGGAAAGCCAATAGGCTGGAAAAAATGGAAGTCATTCCATTCCCCTCTTCCAATCATTCCTGCGATGCGAACATAGTTTGCGACATCAGACACAACAAATTGTGCGGGCGAATAGACCCATAGAACATAGGCCATTCGCAAAACCATACCAACAACTAGCAGCACAATCACATTCTTATTTCGAGGCATAGGGTAAGTATAAAAGCGAGAGTACTAAAAGATGAACTGATTTAATCCAAATTATGCATGAAGTAACTTTTATGTTGTGCCCTTATCAAAGTTCTTCTTAATAGTGTCCGCTGCGCCAGAGTAGTTCTTATTCTTTAAATCTTCTTTTATTTTTGTTTTATCGGCCTCGGATGTTTTGTCCCACGCCTTTTTAACTGTCCCTTTGATGCCACTAATGTTTCCTTTTAATGCTTCATCCATATATCCCTCCCTGTTGGTTATGAGGGCCTAGGGCTCTCAATAAACAAGCAGCAGCTTTCATGCCATAAGAAGTCATAGAAAACTCTGAAGTTTGGGTCATTTTACCCTTTGGTACTAAACCTTTAACCTATCTAAATTCAAAGGCTTAGGTCTGTATAAAGCTTAGACATTGATATAAAAACTTCAAAATCAGGTATTCATTCCGAATGCCATTATCTTCATCGGTAGAATACAACTATGAATTTCACCAAGCTGTTAGTGCTTCTTGTGCTCTCAACTTTACTCGCTTCCTGCGGGCAAAATTCTAATGGCAAAAAAATCATTAGTTTAAATAGTGAAGAAATGAACAAAATGATGTCAGAGCAAACTTTCGAGTGTGCTTCTGAAAACGGATCCAACTGTCCAGATGGAATTGCCCGTCTCTTCGTAGTGAATGAAGAAGATCCAACCAGGTCATCTGTCTGTTCTGGATTTCTAAACGGTGACAATCGTCTTGTTACCAACAACCACTGTCTCTCAACTCTTTCTCAGTGTAAGGCGACTTATATTTCCATTTACAGCAGCAAAGGCCTTGAGACCGCTCGATGTAAGTCAATTATCCATACAGAAGTTGATGGTAAAACTTTAAACCAGAAGGCCGTCGATTTCACCGTTCTCGAGCTGGATCATAAGATTCAAAATTCAAAACCACTACCAGTCGCAAAGAGGCAGGCCTACCAAGGCGAAAAACTCATCGCATGGGTGGTGGATCAAATCAATAATCGTCAGGCGAGAATTACAGAACTTAATTGTAATCTCAGTCGTAAGGCAAAATCTCTTGAGTTACAAAACTGCCCGGTTATTTCAGGCAACTCTGGTTCACCAGTTTTAAATGAACAAGGTGAACTTTCCGCTCTTATCTGGGGATCGACTGCAGATGAGACAGTCAACGAAGAGACATCGTTGTTTGAACGTCGAAGCCTAAATGAATATGCCTTTGCCACTGACCTCAAACATTTTCTTAAATATCTCATCAAATGAGCCCGGTCATAGCCGATGATTTAAAGATCATCGTTTCCAAGGCAGTCAAGCTTCTGGGGCTTGCTATTAAAGATATCTATGGTGAGACTCACTTTCAGAAAATAGAAGATTTACGTCTGAGAATGAAAGCGGTCCGTGGAAAAGAAGGCCCAATTGTTGAAGAGGCGCTTAAATCCGTCTATGCCGAACTCAGCAAATCCCCGAATGAAGAACTTCATCAAATTGCGAAGGCCTTCTCCCTCTTGCTGGAGCTCATTAATGCCTGTGAGGCCGCTTATCGATCTTATCGTTTGGAAAGTTTTGACGTTAAGAGTGAAGGCAAAAAACCTCATTCCTTAGTTTTTGTTTTTACCAGCCATCCAACCGAGGCGCGCAGTCATAATTTCTTACGACTCATGGACAAGGTAGAAAATCTCCTTATTCTGAGTTTAAATACCACTTTTGAAAGCGTGGAAGAACAGCTTCGGTATTTATTCAGAATCGCCCTTAGGCTCAATCTCGCTAATAACCGTAGACCTCAGGTCAAAGACGAGGCGGAACAAATCTACCACGTCGTTTTAGATCCAAAGATTTTATCCGAACAAATTTATCTTAAGCGAAAAGGCATTAATGTACTTTTTAGGACCTGGGTCGGTGGAGATAAGGATGGGCATCCTAAAGTAGGTCCCCTTACGATGCAGCAGAGCTTGAATCTTTCACGTCGAAAGATTCTTGGTTGTATCAAGTACCGGCTGGATACTTATAAGGAAGAAGTTCTGTGGGCCGATGAAACTCTTCAGAGAGATTTTGTATCTCTCAATGAAGATCTTCGAAAGCTCAATACTGTTGGGACAGCAGATGGAAAGAAGGTTGTTGCCTTCAAAAAAAGATTCGAAGCTTTTTTAGATAAGACTCAGAAGAAAAAATTAAATTCTCCTGCGCTTGAAGACATTAAAGAGCTCATCTGGATTTACCCTGCTTTGGTTTTACCTTTGGAAATCAGAGAGGATCAGGGACTTATTCATGAGGCGCTTAAAAAACCGAAGCTGGCCATTGCCCAGATGTTGTTACTGCTTAAAAAAATCTCAAGTGGATTTGAACCTAAGTGGTATGTTCGCGGCTTCATCATTAGTATGTGCCAAACTCCTGAAGATCTTCTGGCCGCAGTAAAGCTCACTAAAAAGATGACAGGTTCTTATCTTATTCCTGCGGTCCCTTTGTTTGAAAACGAGAAAGGACTGACTCATGCTATTCACATTTTAAGAGAAAGTTTCAAACAAGAAGCACTTGCCCAACACCATATTAAAACCTGGGGCAGTCGCTACGAGGTGATGCTGGGCTACTCCGATTCTAGTAAAGAAAATGGAGTATTACCGGGAAGAATTCTGGTTGAAAAGGCCCTGCTTCTTTTAGAAGAATTTTTGATAAAGCATAAACTTACCCCTGTGTTCTTCCACGGCTCTGGCGGAAGTGTTAGCCGCGGCGGTGGCTCTATTAAAGAGCAAATAGCCTGGTGGCCCCAAACAGCACTTAATATTTATAAAGTCACAGTTCAAGGTGAGACGGTTCAGAGACACTTCCATCAACCACTGATCATGCGCTCACAAGTCGGAAAGATTGTGGAAGAGTTTGCCAACTACCATCCCCGAACGATTGTAAGCTGTGAGGCCATTCCAAAATTCACAGCGGAGATTCAAACCGCTTATCGCGATTTGGTTAATAACCCGGACTTTCAGAATTTGGTCTCTCGGGCGACTCCCTATGACTTCCTGAATCTACTCAAGATTGGATCAAGGCCAACGAAGCGCTCTGGTAAAGGTCAATTCACTATTCGAGCGATTCCCTGGATTCTTTGTTGGACTCAAACACGTTTACTTCTTCCTATTTGGTGGGGGATTGGTCGCTCATGGGCCACACTGACTGATTCGGAGAAAGAAGATCTGAAGGTCTACTTTGCCAAATCCCCTCTTATGCAGACTTATATTAAAAACCTGGGATTTACTTTCGCTAAGATTGAATTGGGTGTTTGGAATTTTCATGTAGAGCATTCGAGTCTCACGAAGGAAGAAAAACTATATTGGCGTACAACCATTGAGGAAGAACTCAAGCGAAGTATTGTTTTCTTCAATGAAATTTCCGGTGAAACAAGCTTCACCTGGTTCCGTCCTCAGTTGGGAGAAAGTATTTATTTTCGTTCCAGTATGATCCATCCCCTGAACGTGATTCAGAAAATTTCACTCGCAAGAAAGGACAACGTTCTCCTGAGAGAAACTGTCACCGGTATAGCAAGTGGAATGCTCACGACAGGTTAGTGACGAGCGTTCTTTTCACTCCGGTCAAAACTTCCAGGTTTAAATGATCCAGGTTGAGGAGTTGAGGAATCCTTGATTTCATCCTCAAAAATTTCCTCGGACTCATCTTGCTTTTTAATGTCCAGTCTTTCTCTGCCAGGATTTGCCCCTGAATAATTTGAATGATGCTGAGGATCTTCAATTTCTTCGTGACTTGCCTGATATGTTTTACTTTCAAACTCACTTCGCTCCTTCGAACGCGTATTGAATTCTTCTACATCATCTTCAAGTTGAGATTGGGCGGAAGTTCGGTCTTCAATCGGACTTCGCTGATAAGATGATCGATCTGGATCAAAATTTTTATCTGAAGGATTATCAAAAGAATCCATCAATTGATCTAGTTTGGATTTAATCTCAGTGCGGGTTTCACCATAACGCTCTTCCACTAAACCACTGACCTTATGAAGATTTCCTTTTAATTGTTCTAATTCATCGTCAGAAATTCTTCCCCATAAATTTCTAATACCACCCTTTATCTCTTTCCATTTTCCTCTAAATTGTTCTTCGCTCAACATAAAACCCTCCTTGGATACTCATACAGTGCAAAGCATATTTGGTGCCAAAAACCGTGGCATAAAATTTGCTCCTGTAATTCCATGACCCATTACAAATAGGAGGATGTATGAGCCGTAAGACTGGTGCAAAAGAAAGAAAAACACACACTGAAAAGGTGCTTAAGAATATGAATAAAAACGCTCAAACGGCCTCTCCGGTTGTGAAGAGTAAGGTTTCTAGCAACGTAGATCCTTCACTTAAAGATCAATACAACGTGATTAGAAAAGACCTATTGAAACTCCGCGAAGACCTTGCAAAGGGTTACGATATGACAAAAAATCTTGTTGAAAAGAAAGGTCTTTGGAAACAAATTTTAAGCGCGAAATAGTTGACCTTTACTCAGAGCGGAAGTCATATTCCGCTCTTCTTTTGTGTCATTCAGTCACATACATTACAAATATTGAGTGGAAGTTTGCCCCTAAAAATTCCCACATTTCTCCCTAACTTAGTAAATTTTAAACGCACATATCTTGGCATGAATCCTGCGATACCCTGAATGCGGGCCGTCTCTCTCAATACAAGGAGATAGTTATGTTAAGAGCAGCAATTGCATTTTTTGTCCTGGGGCTGGTGGCCATTCTCCTAGGCGCCAATAACATTGGTGGGCTATCTGTTGATATCGGTAAAACCCTTCTCTTTATTTTCTTAATTCTTGCCGTCATTAGCTTCATTGCAAGCTTGGTCGTAGGTAAAAAGATCGTTAAATGAATCAGCAGAGAGGTTTTCAAATGGACGTTAAAAACCACTTTTTCCTGACATTCCTGGCGCTGTTTTTCCTGGGAGTGATTGTCACAAAACCAGGTGAAACATTTCAGCCAGCAAAAGAAGAAAGAGATTGTCGATTAGTGAAAGGAAAAATGGCGTGCGTCTATCACTACCATGAAGACAGAATTACCAGCACGATCGGCGAAGTACATTATCAATACAGATAGAAAGGGAGTTTCTCCCTTTCTATTCTAAAAATCTGAATTTTAAATCTTCCAAGTTAAGCTCATTTAGAAGTGATTCCAAACGGCGTCTTGGGTGTTCTTTTGGCAGGTCTTTGAATTGAGCAATGATAAGTTCGTTTTTCATTGAGTGTTCCCACCCGATGAGTTCTGTCACCGTCACTTGATAACCGTGAGCTTCAAGTTCCAAACATCTCAGTACGTTTGTAATCTGACTTCCGAATTCACGAGTATGAATCGGGTGACGCCAAATTTCAGTCAGAACACTTCTTCCAAGATTTTTGCCTTTGTTCTTGCGTAGAACCGAGGCCACCTCTGCCTGACAACAAGGAACTAATACGACAAAACGTGCTTTCTTTTCGAGAGCAAATTTAATGGCGTCATCTGTGGCCGTATCACAAGCATGAAGAGCGGTAACGATATCAACCTGCTCGGGAAGTTTTTGTGAGGTAATTGACTCTTCAACGGAAAGATTCAAGAACTTCATTCTTTCAAAGCGCAGGCGCTTGGCCAGGTCCTCTGATTTTTTAACTAATTCCTCACGAGTTTCAATCCCATAAATTTCTCCACGTTTTAGTGCTTTGAAAAAGAGATCGAAGATAATAAAGCCTAAATACGATTTCCCGGCACCATGATCGACCAGTGAGAAGTTTTTCTCCGGATCTTTCACCACTTCATTCAAGAGTGGCTCAATGAAATTATAAAGGTGATAAACTTGTTTCAGCTTTCGACGTGAATCCTGATTGAGTTTTCCATCACGAGTGAGGATGTGAAGTTCTTTAAGCAGTTCTACAGACTGCCCTGGTCTGATTTCTGGAATGTTTGTTGTCATGAGCGGAGTATAGCACGAATGAGAGGATACCACCTTGGCAAAACCAAGGTGATATATCGGCAATTTATTTGTTCGATGGGAACGCTAACAGATATGTGCAGGATGTGTGTTTTTGCTGCCGATTCTCATGAAACTCTCGTCAGTCCATTCGGACCGTAACGTTGTTAGCAGACTCTACTAAGCATTTCAAATGCCATGGGGAAAGCCACAAT
Encoded here:
- a CDS encoding trypsin-like serine peptidase, producing MNFTKLLVLLVLSTLLASCGQNSNGKKIISLNSEEMNKMMSEQTFECASENGSNCPDGIARLFVVNEEDPTRSSVCSGFLNGDNRLVTNNHCLSTLSQCKATYISIYSSKGLETARCKSIIHTEVDGKTLNQKAVDFTVLELDHKIQNSKPLPVAKRQAYQGEKLIAWVVDQINNRQARITELNCNLSRKAKSLELQNCPVISGNSGSPVLNEQGELSALIWGSTADETVNEETSLFERRSLNEYAFATDLKHFLKYLIK
- a CDS encoding phosphoenolpyruvate carboxylase; the protein is MSPVIADDLKIIVSKAVKLLGLAIKDIYGETHFQKIEDLRLRMKAVRGKEGPIVEEALKSVYAELSKSPNEELHQIAKAFSLLLELINACEAAYRSYRLESFDVKSEGKKPHSLVFVFTSHPTEARSHNFLRLMDKVENLLILSLNTTFESVEEQLRYLFRIALRLNLANNRRPQVKDEAEQIYHVVLDPKILSEQIYLKRKGINVLFRTWVGGDKDGHPKVGPLTMQQSLNLSRRKILGCIKYRLDTYKEEVLWADETLQRDFVSLNEDLRKLNTVGTADGKKVVAFKKRFEAFLDKTQKKKLNSPALEDIKELIWIYPALVLPLEIREDQGLIHEALKKPKLAIAQMLLLLKKISSGFEPKWYVRGFIISMCQTPEDLLAAVKLTKKMTGSYLIPAVPLFENEKGLTHAIHILRESFKQEALAQHHIKTWGSRYEVMLGYSDSSKENGVLPGRILVEKALLLLEEFLIKHKLTPVFFHGSGGSVSRGGGSIKEQIAWWPQTALNIYKVTVQGETVQRHFHQPLIMRSQVGKIVEEFANYHPRTIVSCEAIPKFTAEIQTAYRDLVNNPDFQNLVSRATPYDFLNLLKIGSRPTKRSGKGQFTIRAIPWILCWTQTRLLLPIWWGIGRSWATLTDSEKEDLKVYFAKSPLMQTYIKNLGFTFAKIELGVWNFHVEHSSLTKEEKLYWRTTIEEELKRSIVFFNEISGETSFTWFRPQLGESIYFRSSMIHPLNVIQKISLARKDNVLLRETVTGIASGMLTTG
- a CDS encoding CsbD family protein produces the protein MLSEEQFRGKWKEIKGGIRNLWGRISDDELEQLKGNLHKVSGLVEERYGETRTEIKSKLDQLMDSFDNPSDKNFDPDRSSYQRSPIEDRTSAQSQLEDDVEEFNTRSKERSEFESKTYQASHEEIEDPQHHSNYSGANPGRERLDIKKQDESEEIFEDEIKDSSTPQPGSFKPGSFDRSEKNARH
- a CDS encoding DUF1328 domain-containing protein; translation: MLRAAIAFFVLGLVAILLGANNIGGLSVDIGKTLLFIFLILAVISFIASLVVGKKIVK
- a CDS encoding class I SAM-dependent methyltransferase, translated to MTTNIPEIRPGQSVELLKELHILTRDGKLNQDSRRKLKQVYHLYNFIEPLLNEVVKDPEKNFSLVDHGAGKSYLGFIIFDLFFKALKRGEIYGIETREELVKKSEDLAKRLRFERMKFLNLSVEESITSQKLPEQVDIVTALHACDTATDDAIKFALEKKARFVVLVPCCQAEVASVLRKNKGKNLGRSVLTEIWRHPIHTREFGSQITNVLRCLELEAHGYQVTVTELIGWEHSMKNELIIAQFKDLPKEHPRRRLESLLNELNLEDLKFRFLE